From Methylopila sp. M107, a single genomic window includes:
- a CDS encoding aa3-type cytochrome c oxidase subunit IV, translating to MAEHSAPEYATAAGNDYAEHEATYAMVMKLSKVATAAIVLIVISLAIGGVTGAWGLCALGVVLALVTGTIAGMSEKGSIAPIAVAAVVTVGLYFLLR from the coding sequence ATGGCCGAGCACTCCGCCCCCGAATACGCGACCGCCGCCGGCAACGACTACGCCGAGCACGAAGCCACCTATGCGATGGTGATGAAGCTGTCGAAGGTCGCGACCGCCGCGATCGTCCTCATCGTCATCTCGCTCGCGATCGGCGGCGTCACGGGCGCCTGGGGTCTTTGCGCGCTGGGCGTCGTGCTCGCGCTCGTGACCGGCACGATCGCCGGCATGAGCGAGAAGGGCTCGATCGCCCCGATCGCGGTCGCGGCCGTCGTGACCGTCGGTCTCTACTTCCTGCTTCGCTGA
- a CDS encoding DUF1353 domain-containing protein encodes MRALAIDTVRRCLFAAVLLAATPAGAQFSGDLAFTPDVCKAKRSCILKSELVFKDDAGRVWRAEAGGVTDGASIPDWAQGVIGGPWDEAYVKAAALHDQYCGSMRRSWKETHRMFHDALVALGVGQFKAKVMYYAVYLGGPKWEVATESPCDPAKGETCMMSLRPDGLEMVVRPERYGQMDMRREMRAAEEMLARNPRASLEELEAMADRRRPED; translated from the coding sequence ATGCGCGCACTCGCGATCGACACTGTCAGACGCTGCCTCTTCGCCGCCGTCCTGCTCGCGGCGACGCCGGCCGGCGCGCAGTTTTCCGGCGATCTCGCCTTCACGCCGGACGTCTGCAAGGCCAAGCGTTCCTGCATTCTGAAATCCGAGCTCGTCTTCAAGGACGACGCGGGCCGCGTCTGGCGCGCGGAGGCCGGCGGCGTCACCGACGGCGCCTCGATCCCGGACTGGGCGCAAGGCGTCATCGGCGGCCCGTGGGACGAGGCCTATGTCAAGGCGGCGGCGCTCCACGACCAGTACTGCGGCAGCATGCGGCGCTCGTGGAAGGAGACGCACCGCATGTTCCACGACGCCCTGGTCGCGCTCGGGGTCGGCCAGTTCAAGGCGAAGGTGATGTACTACGCGGTCTATCTCGGCGGACCCAAATGGGAGGTCGCGACTGAATCGCCCTGCGACCCGGCCAAGGGCGAGACCTGCATGATGAGCCTTCGCCCGGACGGTCTCGAAATGGTCGTGCGCCCGGAACGCTACGGCCAGATGGACATGAGGCGCGAGATGCGCGCCGCGGAAGAGATGCTCGCGCGGAATCCGCGCGCCTCGCTCGAAGAGCTCGAGGCGATGGCGGACCGGCGCCGGCCAGAGGACTGA
- a CDS encoding DUF29 domain-containing protein: MSDVADYETDILLWSERQAELLRGLKGVGQGLPNELDLENVAEEIESVGRTEFRAFESCLVQIFIHLMKAASNPDPMLRGKWEDEIFGFQREALKAMSPSMLARLDLDDTWKYARVKAKIELARYHERLDASPLACPFAVELFLVKEPLDLEPLLDVMREQADRETGSK, translated from the coding sequence ATGAGCGACGTCGCCGACTACGAGACCGACATCCTGCTTTGGTCAGAACGCCAGGCCGAACTGCTGCGCGGCCTCAAGGGCGTCGGACAAGGGCTGCCGAACGAACTCGACTTGGAGAACGTCGCCGAGGAGATTGAGAGCGTGGGGCGGACCGAGTTTCGAGCGTTCGAAAGCTGCCTGGTTCAGATTTTCATCCACCTGATGAAGGCCGCCTCAAATCCGGATCCGATGCTACGCGGCAAATGGGAAGATGAGATATTCGGTTTTCAGCGCGAAGCGCTCAAAGCCATGAGCCCGTCGATGCTCGCGCGGCTCGATCTTGACGACACATGGAAGTATGCGCGGGTCAAAGCGAAGATTGAGCTCGCTCGGTATCATGAGAGGCTGGATGCAAGCCCCTTGGCCTGCCCTTTCGCCGTGGAGCTCTTTCTTGTGAAGGAGCCGCTTGATCTCGAGCCTCTTCTCGACGTGATGCGCGAGCAGGCCGATAGAGAAACCGGTTCCAAATAG
- a CDS encoding tripartite tricarboxylate transporter TctB family protein produces MTGEASAGRRFGPIAMAVGMLAIAAVVAVEAKRLSAVTLYGGDIGPAVFPWIIAAGLAVLGVVNLLSALKARAAEGAPVEVAPVLWVVGGLAAQILLLIPASSWLSALSGVFGFDPEAAGAKLPFNADLSAGFAIATGVLFGLSARGFGGKPLWLTIPIGIVASLAIYLVFAKGLDLSLPVGPIENLFSSGG; encoded by the coding sequence ATGACCGGCGAGGCCTCGGCGGGCCGACGGTTCGGCCCGATCGCGATGGCCGTGGGCATGCTCGCGATCGCCGCGGTGGTGGCGGTCGAGGCGAAACGGCTGTCGGCGGTGACGCTCTACGGCGGCGACATCGGTCCCGCCGTGTTTCCGTGGATCATCGCGGCCGGTCTCGCCGTTCTCGGCGTGGTGAACCTGCTCTCGGCGCTCAAGGCCAGGGCCGCGGAGGGCGCCCCTGTCGAGGTCGCCCCCGTGCTCTGGGTGGTCGGCGGCCTCGCCGCGCAGATCCTGCTGCTGATCCCGGCGAGCAGCTGGCTGTCGGCCCTCTCGGGCGTCTTCGGCTTCGACCCGGAGGCGGCGGGCGCGAAGCTGCCGTTCAACGCCGACCTCTCGGCGGGCTTCGCGATCGCGACGGGCGTCCTGTTCGGGCTCTCCGCGCGCGGCTTCGGCGGCAAGCCGCTCTGGCTCACGATCCCGATCGGGATCGTGGCGTCGCTCGCGATCTACCTGGTCTTCGCGAAGGGGCTGGACCTGTCGCTGCCGGTGGGGCCGATCGAGAACCTGTTCTCGTCCGGCGGATAA
- the thiC gene encoding phosphomethylpyrimidine synthase ThiC codes for MNVYIPPKDAKAAPDSVTTGPIQGSRKVYAAPKSHPDLRVPFREIRLTDPNEPPVRVYDPSGPYTQTDAPIDLARGLPQVRSDWLAKRGLQSVTPREVKPEDNGNVSPEKLVAACPAERAVFRAPAGTPITQYEFARAGIVTEEMAYVAFRENLAREAALEGAKARHADGENFGASIPEFVTPEFVRDEIARGRAIIPANVNHPELEPMAIGRNFLVKVNANIGNSAVTSGAAEEVEKLVWSIRWGADTVMDLSTGRNIHNIRSWIIRNSPVPIGTVPIYQALEKVDGDPLKLDWEVFKDTLIEQAEQGVDYFTIHAGVRLRHVPLTANRVTGIVSRGGSIMARWCLAGHRESFLYEHFDEICDIARAYDVSFSLGDGLRPGSIADANDAAQFAELETLGELTKIAWDKGCQVMIEGPGHVPMHKIKENMDKQLRECGEAPFYTLGPLTTDIAPGYDHITSGIGAAMIGWFGTAMLCYVTPKEHLGLPNRDDVKTGVITYRIAAHAADLAKGHPAAKVRDDALSRARFDFRWEDQFNLSLDPDTARAFHDETLPKDAHKVAHFCSMCGPKFCSMQITRELREEARAMGDNETKSLEAEAGMAEKSREFLEGGGRLYVQAGE; via the coding sequence ATGAACGTCTATATTCCGCCGAAAGACGCGAAAGCCGCGCCGGATTCGGTCACCACCGGCCCGATCCAGGGCTCGCGAAAAGTCTACGCCGCGCCCAAATCGCACCCCGATCTGCGCGTGCCGTTCCGCGAGATTCGGCTGACCGATCCGAACGAGCCGCCGGTCCGCGTCTACGATCCGTCCGGCCCCTATACGCAGACCGACGCCCCGATCGACCTCGCCAGGGGGCTGCCGCAAGTGCGTAGCGACTGGCTCGCGAAACGCGGGCTGCAGTCGGTGACGCCGCGCGAAGTAAAACCTGAGGACAATGGCAACGTCTCGCCCGAAAAACTGGTCGCGGCCTGTCCGGCCGAGCGTGCGGTCTTCCGCGCGCCGGCGGGCACGCCGATCACGCAATATGAATTCGCGCGCGCCGGCATCGTCACCGAGGAGATGGCCTATGTCGCGTTCCGCGAGAATCTTGCGCGCGAGGCGGCGCTCGAGGGCGCGAAGGCCCGCCATGCCGACGGCGAAAACTTCGGCGCGTCGATCCCGGAATTCGTAACGCCTGAATTCGTGCGCGACGAGATCGCGCGCGGCCGCGCGATCATCCCGGCCAACGTCAACCATCCCGAACTCGAGCCGATGGCGATCGGCCGCAACTTCCTCGTCAAGGTCAACGCCAATATCGGCAACTCCGCGGTGACTTCCGGAGCCGCCGAAGAGGTCGAAAAACTGGTCTGGTCGATCCGCTGGGGCGCGGACACGGTCATGGACCTCTCGACCGGCCGCAACATCCACAACATCCGATCCTGGATCATCCGCAACTCGCCGGTGCCTATCGGCACGGTGCCGATCTACCAGGCGCTCGAAAAGGTCGACGGCGACCCGCTCAAGCTCGACTGGGAGGTGTTCAAAGATACCCTCATCGAGCAGGCCGAGCAGGGGGTGGACTACTTCACCATCCATGCGGGCGTCCGCCTGCGGCACGTGCCGCTGACCGCGAACCGCGTCACCGGCATCGTCTCCCGTGGCGGCTCGATCATGGCGCGCTGGTGTCTCGCCGGGCATCGCGAGAGCTTCCTCTACGAGCATTTCGACGAGATCTGCGACATCGCCCGCGCTTACGACGTCTCGTTCTCGCTGGGCGATGGCCTTCGCCCAGGCTCGATCGCCGACGCCAACGACGCGGCGCAGTTCGCCGAGCTGGAGACGCTGGGCGAGCTCACCAAGATCGCGTGGGACAAGGGCTGCCAGGTGATGATCGAGGGCCCCGGCCATGTGCCGATGCACAAGATCAAGGAGAACATGGACAAGCAGCTGCGCGAATGCGGCGAGGCCCCGTTCTACACGCTCGGGCCGCTCACGACCGACATCGCGCCGGGCTACGACCACATCACCTCCGGCATCGGCGCCGCGATGATCGGCTGGTTCGGCACCGCGATGCTCTGCTACGTGACCCCGAAGGAGCATCTGGGCCTGCCGAACCGCGACGACGTCAAGACCGGCGTCATCACCTACCGGATCGCCGCCCACGCCGCCGACCTCGCCAAGGGCCATCCGGCAGCTAAAGTCCGCGACGACGCGCTCTCTCGCGCGCGCTTCGACTTCCGCTGGGAGGACCAGTTCAACCTCTCGCTCGACCCCGACACGGCGCGCGCCTTCCACGACGAGACGCTGCCGAAGGACGCCCACAAGGTCGCGCATTTCTGCTCGATGTGCGGCCCGAAATTCTGCTCCATGCAGATCACGCGCGAGCTGCGCGAAGAGGCGAGGGCGATGGGCGACAACGAGACGAAGTCGCTCGAGGCCGAGGCCGGGATGGCGGAGAAGTCGAGGGAGTTTCTGGAGGGCGGGGGGAGGCTGTACGTGCAGGCGGGGGAGTAG
- a CDS encoding ATP-binding protein — protein sequence MSEPITLAAIAMMALSGVIGNRSDSFLCDRAGRLWAHLRDGRSEPANHDVLKAVRRSQLLALKLTIKAYDRLPHPSIRNPGGFSYEDISTPLSEWAGKSIAWGEITTVDNPDRLNEVITSVSQVFVVPTPTEGPAGDRHRALRRLAEDWTLDEARRHAPNAVDWDRFAALVRGERPRPLAGADSDETPFVGWWALFKVFFAEEIKRDDRVSRILTQQGVASILELQTELAEDVRQLQSGLEDVVVQLNDALALIRSMAAELAVITKLVSKLDEQSSRAVELLLDRDRARLLRLIERPEQKWDSWQRHVKPIAIVGRGQELASLASFTACPDQFSWQVIYGPHAIGKSRIALEWLKSIRSLETGWILGFAPERPADLQYLARLSPPGPIALVVDDAGSFGEALWEFMYDLLRRWTKHPVRILLIGYSDLWPLPGRPPERKDRIGAAKWRLAESAPAATPDMTSPARGAVTEGSSGATSERLREQIRGIQILPLDETVQRELLAAAVETAGTESPDLDVGDALRGAQGRPAILLLAANHPNDWQDYLRDYAAGLVSRAATHLGADCDDGAKLLALAALAGPIPDEVRARVAPNARPPRRLVEIFGETEHRLSREIPRIEPDLIGQHVAIAAFLTLSFGDRVELASQIAAANPPRFTEQVTALWSQENRFTSSCDFGSDTDSYETSLAELLQLLSEAAAPKRQRYIYSPNSSLTKTLNSALFDILIQTNKTDLVSSRKIIECIVDNSHTDSVLRLFQFILDDNDFDESNRVYWHSLLHGYVLRDFTISNRHPDNPVDCSGLLASLTSDLPMGRIHAAFEISEWARDNPANPRQVAFDFDAIADALIAMISSSRLSEQISAAFALKWLASDVTGRPGEDRIRPQDWDAVTVKLGEAQAPPELSLQLLQTLSSARQLSFRLKDITAWLPVETRSMPSN from the coding sequence ATGTCGGAACCAATCACTCTGGCGGCGATCGCCATGATGGCGCTCAGTGGCGTGATCGGAAACCGCTCGGACAGTTTCCTTTGCGATCGTGCGGGCCGACTTTGGGCGCATCTCAGGGACGGCCGTTCGGAACCCGCCAACCATGACGTTCTCAAAGCAGTGCGGCGCTCGCAGCTTCTCGCGCTGAAGCTGACGATCAAGGCTTACGATCGACTGCCTCATCCCTCGATCCGCAATCCGGGCGGCTTTTCCTATGAGGATATCTCCACCCCGCTTTCCGAATGGGCGGGCAAGTCGATCGCGTGGGGCGAAATCACTACGGTCGACAATCCCGACCGATTGAACGAGGTCATCACGAGCGTCTCGCAGGTCTTCGTCGTGCCGACGCCGACTGAAGGCCCAGCGGGCGATCGGCATCGCGCGCTGCGCCGGCTCGCTGAGGATTGGACGCTCGACGAAGCAAGACGGCATGCCCCGAACGCCGTTGATTGGGATCGCTTCGCCGCGCTCGTCCGCGGCGAGCGCCCGAGACCCCTGGCCGGCGCGGACAGCGACGAGACGCCGTTCGTCGGCTGGTGGGCGCTTTTCAAGGTTTTCTTCGCCGAGGAGATAAAGCGCGATGACCGCGTCAGTCGGATTCTGACGCAGCAGGGCGTCGCCTCGATCCTCGAACTTCAGACCGAACTGGCCGAGGATGTCCGCCAGCTTCAGTCCGGGCTCGAAGATGTCGTGGTCCAGTTGAATGACGCCTTGGCGCTTATCCGCTCGATGGCGGCCGAACTCGCTGTGATCACCAAGCTCGTCAGCAAACTCGACGAGCAATCGAGCAGAGCCGTCGAGCTGCTCCTGGACCGCGACCGGGCGCGTCTTCTTAGGCTCATCGAGCGGCCCGAGCAGAAATGGGACTCCTGGCAGCGCCATGTCAAACCGATCGCCATCGTCGGCCGGGGGCAAGAACTCGCGTCATTGGCGTCCTTCACCGCGTGTCCTGACCAGTTCAGCTGGCAAGTCATCTACGGGCCGCACGCGATCGGAAAATCGCGGATCGCGCTGGAATGGCTGAAGTCGATCCGCTCGCTTGAGACCGGATGGATTCTGGGGTTTGCACCAGAACGGCCCGCCGATCTCCAGTACTTGGCGCGGCTGTCTCCACCGGGCCCAATAGCGCTTGTCGTCGACGACGCGGGATCGTTCGGCGAAGCCTTATGGGAGTTCATGTACGATCTCTTGCGCCGCTGGACCAAGCACCCCGTCCGCATTCTCCTGATCGGGTACTCCGACCTGTGGCCCCTCCCCGGCCGTCCTCCCGAACGGAAGGATCGCATCGGCGCGGCGAAATGGCGGTTGGCTGAATCCGCCCCGGCGGCGACGCCTGACATGACCTCGCCCGCACGCGGCGCGGTGACCGAGGGGTCATCGGGAGCGACGTCGGAGCGCTTGAGAGAACAAATTCGCGGCATTCAGATTTTGCCGCTAGACGAGACGGTTCAGCGGGAGCTTCTCGCCGCGGCCGTCGAGACGGCCGGAACGGAATCGCCTGACCTGGATGTCGGCGACGCATTGCGGGGCGCGCAAGGTCGGCCCGCCATTCTCCTGCTTGCGGCCAACCATCCGAACGACTGGCAGGACTATCTCCGCGACTACGCGGCTGGGTTGGTCTCGCGCGCGGCAACTCACTTGGGCGCGGACTGTGACGACGGCGCAAAACTCTTGGCTCTTGCGGCTCTCGCGGGCCCTATTCCGGACGAAGTCCGCGCGCGGGTCGCTCCGAACGCAAGGCCGCCGCGCCGACTGGTCGAAATCTTCGGAGAAACCGAGCACCGCCTGAGCCGAGAAATTCCCCGTATCGAACCCGATCTGATCGGTCAGCATGTCGCCATCGCCGCGTTCTTGACGCTGTCCTTTGGCGACCGCGTAGAACTTGCCAGCCAGATCGCAGCGGCCAACCCGCCGAGATTCACGGAGCAGGTCACCGCGCTTTGGTCTCAGGAGAACAGATTTACGAGCTCGTGCGATTTTGGCTCGGACACAGACAGTTATGAAACCTCTCTGGCGGAGTTACTTCAGCTCTTATCCGAAGCGGCGGCGCCAAAGCGCCAGAGATACATCTATTCTCCAAATTCTTCACTGACAAAGACCCTGAATTCTGCCCTATTCGATATTTTGATACAAACAAACAAAACCGATTTGGTTAGCAGCAGAAAAATAATTGAATGCATAGTCGACAATTCACACACGGATTCCGTCTTACGGTTGTTCCAATTCATTCTCGATGATAATGATTTTGATGAATCAAATAGAGTATATTGGCACTCTTTGCTGCACGGATATGTCCTTCGTGACTTTACGATATCCAATCGACATCCGGACAATCCGGTCGATTGCTCCGGCCTCCTCGCGTCCCTGACCTCCGACTTGCCGATGGGCCGCATCCACGCGGCGTTCGAAATCTCGGAATGGGCGCGCGATAACCCGGCCAATCCAAGGCAAGTCGCGTTCGACTTCGACGCCATTGCGGACGCGCTGATCGCGATGATCTCAAGCAGTCGACTGTCCGAACAAATCTCCGCAGCGTTCGCACTGAAATGGCTTGCCTCGGACGTGACCGGCCGGCCCGGCGAAGATCGTATCAGGCCGCAGGACTGGGACGCCGTCACCGTGAAGTTGGGTGAAGCTCAAGCACCTCCGGAACTGAGCCTGCAACTGCTCCAGACGTTGAGTTCGGCGCGCCAGTTATCTTTCAGATTGAAGGATATCACCGCTTGGTTGCCGGTCGAAACGCGATCCATGCCGTCAAACTAG
- a CDS encoding tripartite tricarboxylate transporter substrate-binding protein, producing MQNLLRGAICALALTVAVPAASAASLKITAPAAPGGGWDQTARAMQMVLQTEKLATGVQVENVPGAGGTIGLAQFALRSKGDPNALIVGGFVMVGAIITNKAPVTLDQVTPIARLTGEYEAIVVNADSPVKSIADIVTMLKANPGSVSWGGGSAGGTDHITAGLIAKAAGVDPTKVNYIAYSGGGESMAAILGGKTTVGVAGYGEFDSQVKAGKLRVLAISAPERVAGIDAPTLKESGLDVVIQNWRMVAAPAGLKPDKKAELVKTIAAMAKSQAWQDQLKAKGWTDTFLEGDAFEAQLKSDIAKTEAILKEIGLAK from the coding sequence ATGCAAAACCTGTTGCGCGGCGCGATTTGCGCGCTCGCTTTGACTGTCGCGGTTCCGGCCGCATCCGCCGCCAGTCTCAAGATCACGGCGCCCGCAGCGCCCGGCGGCGGCTGGGATCAGACGGCGCGCGCCATGCAGATGGTTCTGCAGACAGAGAAGCTCGCGACCGGCGTGCAGGTCGAGAACGTTCCAGGCGCAGGCGGCACCATCGGCCTCGCGCAGTTCGCGCTGCGCTCGAAGGGCGATCCCAACGCTCTGATCGTCGGCGGCTTCGTCATGGTCGGCGCCATCATCACCAACAAGGCGCCCGTGACGCTCGACCAGGTGACGCCGATCGCGCGGCTCACCGGCGAGTATGAGGCGATCGTCGTCAACGCGGATTCGCCGGTGAAAAGCATCGCGGACATCGTGACGATGCTGAAGGCCAATCCGGGTTCCGTGTCGTGGGGCGGCGGTTCCGCGGGCGGCACGGACCACATCACGGCTGGGCTGATCGCGAAAGCGGCCGGCGTCGATCCGACGAAGGTCAACTACATCGCCTATTCGGGCGGCGGCGAATCCATGGCGGCGATCCTCGGCGGCAAGACCACCGTCGGCGTCGCGGGCTACGGGGAGTTCGACTCCCAGGTGAAGGCCGGCAAGCTCCGCGTTCTCGCGATTTCGGCGCCCGAGCGCGTCGCCGGGATCGACGCCCCGACGCTGAAGGAGAGCGGGCTCGACGTCGTGATCCAGAACTGGCGCATGGTGGCCGCGCCCGCGGGCCTGAAGCCGGACAAGAAGGCGGAGCTCGTCAAGACCATCGCCGCGATGGCGAAATCCCAGGCCTGGCAGGACCAGCTCAAGGCGAAGGGCTGGACCGACACCTTCCTCGAGGGCGACGCTTTCGAGGCTCAGCTCAAGTCCGACATCGCCAAGACCGAAGCGATCCTCAAAGAGATCGGTCTCGCCAAATGA
- a CDS encoding tripartite tricarboxylate transporter permease, whose product MESFVALGQGIAVALQPGNLLYALIGVTLGTAVGVLPGIGPALTIALLLPVTFQLDPGGSLIMFAGIYYGGMYGGSTSSILLNTPGESASIITSLEGNKMARAGRGGPALATSAIGSFVAGALATLGLALVAPLVVKVALAFGPEDYFALMVLAFTTVSAAFGDSAQRGLASLFLGLSLGLIGIDLQSGQARLAFGVPDLLDGIEVTTAAVALFAIGETLFVVSQGAANADKVEPVRGSIWMTIEDWKRSWKPWLRGTALGFPFGALPAGGAEIPTFISYAIEKRLSKKPEEFGHGAIEGVAGPEAANNASAAGTLVPLLTLGLPTSATAAIMLAGFQQYNLQPGPLLFANNPEIVWGLIASLFIANVMLIVLNLPLVGLWVRLLSIPRPWLYGGILAFATLGTLGANPSVVELTMLLCLGVLGFLLRIFGFPIAPVVIGLILGPLAEQQLRRALSISQGDPMVFLTSPLSATLLALAAAAIILPIVLKTRQRGLTFGEDD is encoded by the coding sequence ATGGAAAGCTTCGTCGCACTCGGCCAAGGCATCGCGGTCGCGCTGCAGCCGGGCAACCTGCTCTATGCCCTGATCGGCGTTACGCTCGGCACCGCGGTCGGCGTGCTTCCCGGCATCGGGCCGGCGCTCACCATCGCGCTGCTGCTGCCGGTCACGTTCCAGCTCGACCCCGGGGGGTCGCTGATCATGTTCGCCGGAATCTACTACGGCGGCATGTATGGCGGCTCGACCTCGTCGATCCTGCTCAACACGCCGGGCGAGAGCGCGTCGATCATCACCTCGCTCGAGGGCAACAAGATGGCCCGCGCCGGGCGCGGCGGCCCGGCGCTGGCGACCTCGGCCATCGGCTCGTTCGTCGCCGGCGCGCTCGCGACGCTCGGCCTCGCGCTGGTCGCGCCGCTGGTGGTGAAGGTTGCGCTCGCCTTCGGACCGGAGGACTACTTCGCCCTCATGGTGCTCGCCTTCACGACGGTCTCGGCCGCCTTCGGCGACTCGGCGCAACGCGGACTGGCGAGCCTGTTTCTCGGTCTGTCGCTCGGGCTCATCGGCATCGACCTGCAATCCGGCCAGGCGCGCCTCGCCTTCGGCGTGCCGGACCTGCTCGACGGCATCGAGGTGACGACCGCCGCGGTCGCGCTGTTCGCCATTGGCGAGACGCTGTTCGTCGTGTCGCAAGGGGCGGCGAACGCCGACAAGGTCGAGCCGGTGCGCGGCTCCATCTGGATGACCATCGAGGACTGGAAGCGGTCGTGGAAGCCGTGGCTGCGCGGCACGGCTCTCGGCTTCCCGTTCGGCGCCCTGCCGGCGGGCGGCGCCGAGATCCCGACCTTCATCAGCTACGCGATCGAAAAGAGGCTCTCCAAGAAACCCGAGGAGTTCGGCCACGGCGCGATCGAGGGCGTCGCGGGTCCGGAGGCGGCGAACAACGCCTCGGCGGCCGGCACGCTGGTGCCGCTGCTGACGCTCGGCCTGCCGACCTCGGCGACCGCCGCGATCATGCTGGCGGGCTTCCAGCAGTACAATCTGCAGCCCGGCCCGCTGCTGTTCGCGAACAATCCGGAGATCGTCTGGGGCCTGATCGCGAGCCTGTTCATCGCGAACGTCATGCTGATCGTGCTGAACCTGCCGCTGGTCGGCCTGTGGGTGCGCCTGCTGTCGATCCCGCGGCCGTGGCTCTACGGCGGCATCCTGGCCTTCGCGACGCTCGGCACGCTCGGCGCCAACCCTTCCGTGGTCGAGCTGACGATGCTGCTCTGTCTCGGCGTGCTGGGCTTCCTGCTGAGGATCTTCGGCTTTCCGATCGCGCCGGTGGTCATCGGCCTGATCCTCGGACCGCTCGCCGAACAGCAGCTTCGCCGGGCGCTCTCGATCAGCCAGGGCGATCCGATGGTGTTCCTCACCTCGCCGCTCTCCGCCACGCTGCTCGCGCTCGCGGCCGCGGCCATCATCCTCCCGATCGTGCTGAAGACCCGCCAGAGGGGCCTCACCTTCGGCGAGGACGACTGA
- a CDS encoding phytanoyl-CoA dioxygenase family protein, with translation MTTAAAALAADGACVVRGAIPTDDVEAVAAEFSMPGGGPGTRGASQDSTTGRLVAPEGALGRLAAALTGCVMRPVRIVRFDKTAATNWMVPWHQDRTIAVAERAEVDGFGPWSVKDGVVHVEPPVALLGSMLTLRLFLDPCGTDQGPVEIALGSHAAGRVPAGEAAALARSAPRLLATGEAGDVLAMRLLALHASARSRSARRRRVLHVDYAADRLPAPLDWAMG, from the coding sequence GTGACGACCGCGGCGGCCGCCCTCGCGGCCGACGGGGCCTGCGTCGTGCGCGGCGCGATCCCGACAGACGACGTCGAAGCCGTCGCGGCTGAGTTCTCCATGCCCGGCGGCGGTCCCGGGACGCGCGGCGCCTCGCAGGACTCGACGACCGGCCGACTGGTCGCCCCGGAGGGCGCTCTCGGCCGGCTCGCGGCGGCGCTCACGGGCTGCGTCATGCGGCCGGTCCGCATCGTCCGCTTCGACAAAACGGCCGCGACCAACTGGATGGTCCCCTGGCATCAGGACCGCACGATCGCGGTCGCAGAGCGGGCCGAGGTCGACGGGTTCGGTCCGTGGAGCGTCAAGGACGGGGTCGTTCATGTCGAACCGCCGGTCGCGCTGCTCGGGTCCATGCTGACGCTTCGCCTGTTCCTCGACCCGTGCGGGACGGATCAGGGTCCGGTCGAAATCGCGCTCGGCTCGCATGCGGCGGGGCGGGTCCCGGCCGGCGAGGCTGCGGCGCTGGCGCGCTCCGCTCCGCGCCTGCTTGCGACGGGGGAGGCCGGCGACGTGCTCGCCATGCGATTGCTGGCGCTGCATGCGTCGGCGCGCTCGCGCTCCGCCAGGCGCCGCCGCGTCCTCCATGTCGACTATGCGGCCGACCGCCTGCCGGCCCCGCTCGACTGGGCCATGGGCTAA